A single Gammaproteobacteria bacterium DNA region contains:
- a CDS encoding DJ-1/PfpI family protein, which translates to MEHPNTKLNFAIYIYENVEVLDFAAPFEVFSTAGRFIETEKKPSVFLVAEQQTAVSARGGLGINPNYCISKHPDVDVLIIPGGIHNEEIKKQNVLDWIKEQSEQASLVASVCTGAFLLAEAKVLTNQKVTTHWEDIPELRENYPDLTVLENQRWIDQEKFITSAGISAGIDMSLYIVGQIYGINIAEKTAKQMEYDWIKTS; encoded by the coding sequence ATGGAACATCCGAATACGAAATTAAATTTTGCGATATACATTTATGAAAATGTAGAAGTCCTCGATTTTGCCGCTCCCTTTGAAGTCTTTAGCACTGCCGGCCGATTCATCGAAACTGAAAAGAAACCGAGTGTATTCTTGGTAGCTGAACAACAAACTGCAGTTTCCGCTCGCGGTGGATTGGGAATTAATCCCAATTACTGTATATCAAAACACCCTGATGTCGATGTGCTTATCATTCCGGGCGGAATCCATAATGAGGAAATAAAAAAACAAAATGTTTTGGATTGGATAAAAGAACAATCCGAACAAGCGAGCTTAGTAGCTTCTGTTTGCACCGGAGCCTTTCTTTTGGCAGAAGCAAAAGTTTTAACCAACCAAAAAGTCACCACACACTGGGAAGATATTCCCGAGCTTAGGGAAAACTATCCAGATTTAACCGTTTTAGAGAATCAGAGATGGATTGACCAAGAAAAATTCATCACTTCCGCAGGGATTTCAGCAGGAATAGATATGAGTTTGTACATAGTAGGTCAGATTTATGGAATCAACATTGCAGAAAAAACCGCAAAACAAATGGAATATGA